The window GTGGGCAATTAGTTCCAAAGTTGATCCGGTACGGGATGTGTTTATTTTGCCAAATACGCCTTTTGATAGTTTGGACTTTGCCAGCGAGAAGATAGGGTTGGGAGGACGTATGGGCATTGATGCGACCACTAAAATACCTCCAGAAACCGAGCATGAATGGGGTGAACCGTTGGAATCCGACCCAGATGTAGCTGCGATGGTGGACAGGCGTTGGGTAGAGTATGGATTGGCTGATTTGCAGCTAGGGGAAGTTAACCCCAATTTATTCGGCTACGATATCCGTTGATAGTGATAAAAGGGGCAAAGTTAGCAGCCTTACAGCCCTTTCGAGAAGCGGCAATCGTTTCTGTTTATAACCAAGTAGGGCAAACTGAATACATTTCCTGGAATGGTAACGATTGAGAGGTTGTATGGAGACAAAGAGACGGCAAGGGTTTCGATGGGCTTTACAGCAGAAAGGTTCAGTCGTTCCAGTCGTTTTTAAGCAGGTACTTTTGTGTGGATTGTTCGGTTTTTTTATTTCCAGTGTGCACAATCTTCGCAATTTAGGATTTTCTCTATCCGTCCCACTTTGGGCAGGAGTCATTCCGACGATTGTGATCGCTTTATTGTTAGCTATCCGAACCCAAACCGCTTATGAGAGATTTTTAGAAGGTCGTAAAAGCTGGGGGAATTTAACAAATACAGTACGAAATCAAGCTCGTCAAGTTTGGGTGGCGGTTAGAGAAATTGAACCAGCCGATCGCGCCAAAAAACTAGAAACTATTCGCTTATTGGTTGCCTTTGTCGTTGCCACTAAATTACATCTTAGGGGCGAAACTGTAAACAGTGAATTAGAATATTTGCTTTCCACGGAGCGCTGTTTAGAGTTGAAAAACCTAACGAATCCACCGCTGCAAATTTCATTTTGGATTGGAAATTATTTTCAGGAACAGTACTCTCGAAAAAGCATCAATAGTACTCAACTAGCAGCCATGCATAAGTTGTTGGATCGGATGGTGAATAATTTAGGAGCCTGTGAACGGGTGATCAAAACTCCAGTACCGCTAGCCGACGCACTTCACCTGAGAGAGTTAGTGTTGATTTATTGCTTTTCATTGCCCTTCCAAATGGTTGGTGCTTTCTTCTGGTTGACTGGGCCGATTGTGGCGTTGATTAGTTTTGCCTTGTTAGGGCTTGAAGAAATCAACCGTGAAATGGAAAATCCTTTCGGCTACGATGACAATGATTTGCCTTTGGATTTAAACTGTGACATTATGTTACATAATATTGAAGATTTAATATCTCAGGAACTGAGTCCAGACCATTGGGAGTTGACCTCAGTAAATTAGCAGTTTAAACGACAATTTAAAGTAAGATAAATAGCTCTTAATTTGTGAAGGCAACTTTCTCTATTTTAAATTTGTAATGCTCACGTAATCAAATAAATCAAACTAATGGGGATTTACCTCAAGGCAGTGGCAAGAACAAGGCAACGCTAAGGTACGGGTTGGTAATCTTGTAGATGTGGAGGTTAACCCCAATGGGTTTGGGTGCGATAGATAGAAAAGCCAATAAATCTAAGCCAATACCACTCCAGGATACAGATTGGAAGAAACGACACTGGTTTCGAGTGGCTTTACGGCTGCAAGGGTCTGTTATTTTTGCTATTCTTCCACGAGTAATATTGTGCAGTACCTTTGGTTTTTTAATTACAGGATTCCATGAACTAGGATTTTCTTTATCCTGGCCTGCACTGAGCGGTGTTGTTCCGAGTATTGTCTTAGGATTACTATTAGTTTTTCGGACAAATACGGCTTACGAACGATTTTGGGAAGGGCGTAAACTTTGGGGAACGTTAGTCAATACGGTTCGTAACTTAGCTCGTCAAATTTGGGCAGCGATCGCAGAAAATAAGCCACAAGATAGAACGGCAAAAGTAGAAACACTACGATTATTAATCGCTTTTGCAGTGGCGACTAAGTTACATCTACGGGGAGAGCGGTTGAACAATGAGTTAGAACCCTTAATGTCAGCCGAAAGGTATCAAATACTCCAAACCATGAATCATCCACCCTTGGAAATTGCCTTTTGGATTGGAGATTATTTGCAAAAACAGCATGAACGCGGTTGTCTTAATACATATCAACTCAGTGCTATGCTGAAATTGCTCGATACAATGGTGGATGTTTTAGGGAGTTGTGAACGAATCTTAAAAACACCTATACCCTTAGCGTATTCGATTCATTTAAAGCAATTGTTATTGCTTTATTGCCTCTCACTCCCTTTCCCAATGGTCAATGATTTACACTGGTGGACGGCGGTAGTGGTAGGTTTAATTAGTTTTGCTGTCTTTGGAATTGAAGAGATTGGAATTGAGATTGAGAATCCCTTTGGTTATGACGCGAATGATTTACCTTTAGATACGATTTGTGCCACCATGGAGCGCAATATTGAAGATTTAATTACACTGGCTCCTTGTGTGAGGCATTGGAAAACACATCGGTGAAATAGCGCGATCACAAATTCCACCCCAAGCTATATCTCTTAGCCCCCTCCTCGCTAGCGAGGAGGGGGAACATGAATCTTGAGTCATGGCTGGTCAACCACTTTGATTTTGAATGGTTCAGCCCATGACCGACGGCGATGCGGGCGGGTGGGAATGGTGTCGCTCATGACCTACTCCTTCAATCGTATACTTCAAGGAGATACTACTGTTTTAGATTAAAAAATCTGTTCACAGCGATCGCTCTATTCCATAAAATGTGATTGCTACTTTCCTGTTGTCTGGTATTGGTGAATACTGGTTGGAGATGATCACTCCAATCGCCGCCTGTTCAAGCGATTTTTACTACCAACAAAATAACGACTGAGGACAAACTTATGGAGCCTGTAACAAAAGATTATGGACTATCACTCCTCCCACCCTTCCAGTGTTTCATGGGTCAGTGGGAAGGCTTATGTAAAACCTTTGGCCTTGATGGAAATTTTCTGGAAGCCTCAGCCGTCCACGCCAATATCTACTGGATTACTCCTAAAATCTGGCATTTCCATGAACACTTTGAAAACCTTTATGGGTATGGTGAAGCTGTCTTTCATAGTGATATTAAAGTGACTGGAAAGACCTGCTATGCAGAAGACGCACAGCTTAAACTTCACGGAACTGAATTAATTCCCTACAACTACATCTTCAAGGTTGAGAGTACCGTCTCTCAATCTGTAATCTTTAACAACCACTACTTCATCGACCCTAATAATCGCCGGATAATAACTCATAAGTTACGCGACGGCGAAAGCTATATTTTTCAAATCCAGGATTTTGTGAGAGTGGCCTAGTTACAGCAAAAGGCAGAAGGCAAAGGGCAGAAAATTTATTACTAGTACATCATTAATTTTGCCGTTAAATCTGTTTCATTTTGACACTTTACTTGCTCTCAAATGGGGAGTCTTAATTAATAACTCCCCATTTCTAAAAGACTCTAACGTGAGATTGCGGCTGCTTGTCTCAGTTTCGGGTAGTGTTTTTGTCTATCCTTGGGTAGAGGAGCCGCCATCAGCAAAACCTTCTCTAAAAGCCAAGGCGCAATCCTGCTGCACCATACGGCTAAATGACTTTGCCATCCCACCAAGATTTCCGGCGTGTCCTTACGTAGTCCGGTAATCAAAGCTTGTGCGACTTGCTGAGTCGTCATCGGTACAACCCAGCGAAACAACTGTAAGTCTCGCACCATGTCCGTATCCGTCAGAGTTGGCAGCAAAGCCACCACCCGAATATTGTATTCAGCGAGTTCACCGCGCAAAGCTTGGGTAAATCCTAAAATCGCAGACTTGGTTGCGGAATAAGTTGCCATTGTGGGCGCGGCTATTTTGCCCATCAGGCTAGAAACGTTAACGATTGTCCCTTCCTCTTGTGCTGCCATGCGTCGGGCAACCAAAC of the Allocoleopsis franciscana PCC 7113 genome contains:
- a CDS encoding bestrophin family protein, with translation METKRRQGFRWALQQKGSVVPVVFKQVLLCGLFGFFISSVHNLRNLGFSLSVPLWAGVIPTIVIALLLAIRTQTAYERFLEGRKSWGNLTNTVRNQARQVWVAVREIEPADRAKKLETIRLLVAFVVATKLHLRGETVNSELEYLLSTERCLELKNLTNPPLQISFWIGNYFQEQYSRKSINSTQLAAMHKLLDRMVNNLGACERVIKTPVPLADALHLRELVLIYCFSLPFQMVGAFFWLTGPIVALISFALLGLEEINREMENPFGYDDNDLPLDLNCDIMLHNIEDLISQELSPDHWELTSVN
- a CDS encoding bestrophin family protein, whose protein sequence is MWRLTPMGLGAIDRKANKSKPIPLQDTDWKKRHWFRVALRLQGSVIFAILPRVILCSTFGFLITGFHELGFSLSWPALSGVVPSIVLGLLLVFRTNTAYERFWEGRKLWGTLVNTVRNLARQIWAAIAENKPQDRTAKVETLRLLIAFAVATKLHLRGERLNNELEPLMSAERYQILQTMNHPPLEIAFWIGDYLQKQHERGCLNTYQLSAMLKLLDTMVDVLGSCERILKTPIPLAYSIHLKQLLLLYCLSLPFPMVNDLHWWTAVVVGLISFAVFGIEEIGIEIENPFGYDANDLPLDTICATMERNIEDLITLAPCVRHWKTHR
- a CDS encoding SDR family NAD(P)-dependent oxidoreductase: MNIQGKTALITGASRGIGRAIAIELAQQGAKRLLLVARDHQRLTEVATQIEALGVEVVILALDLSQAVEVNIAIAQAWRNYSPIHLLVNCAGVAHQSPFLRSPLPKMQEEIATNLMGMYTITRLVARRMAAQEEGTIVNVSSLMGKIAAPTMATYSATKSAILGFTQALRGELAEYNIRVVALLPTLTDTDMVRDLQLFRWVVPMTTQQVAQALITGLRKDTPEILVGWQSHLAVWCSRIAPWLLEKVLLMAAPLPKDRQKHYPKLRQAAAISR